A genomic window from Camelina sativa cultivar DH55 chromosome 2, Cs, whole genome shotgun sequence includes:
- the LOC104712813 gene encoding transcription factor bHLH14-like: MDNNPTFCPSLSSSMLSITQQTQAIVSSSSTDLLQQKLRFLVETSPDQWAYIIFWQKMIDDQSDQSYLVWVDGHFCGNKNNKSQENHTTKSIECELMMDGGDLELFYATSFYGEDGSRRRELSDESLVWLTGLDELRFSNYERAKEASFHGVHTFVSAPIHNGIIELGSSDFIKQNWNFINRVTSMFGSGQTLELTDQTGSYRKPEESDHSEIGNQQITSEKIRRTKLETTDVATAKENHHSPGFSHVEAERQRREKLNHRFYALRAIVPNVSGMDKASLLSDAVSYIQSLKTKISDLETEIKRLKTILTAETDQLDYNDSSNRSPSFVDKVNQRPSESNLEVEVEVKVVGDEAVVRVQTENVNHPTCALMSTLMEMDCRVQHANASRLGQIMVQDVVVLVPDRLRSEDSIRTTLVRNLAKIIKLNLAVYT; encoded by the exons ATGGATAATAATCCTACTTTCTGtccatctttgtcttcttctatgCTCTCTATTACGCAACAAACTCAAGCCATAGTGTCCTCGTCTTCGACGGATCTACTTCAGCAAAAACTCCGGTTTCTCGTGGAAACATCGCCGGACCAATGGGCTTACATAATTTTTTGGCAAAAGATGATTGATGATCAATCGGACCAGTCTTACTTGGTTTGGGTTGACGGCCATTTCTGtggaaacaagaacaacaaatccCAAGAAAAt CATACAACTAAGAGCATCGAGTGTGAGCTGATGATGGACGGTGGAGATCTTGAATTGTTCTATGCCACATCTTTTTACGGTGAAGATGGGTCGCGGAGAAGGGAACTTTCCGACGAATCTTTGGTTTGGTTAACCGGTCTCGACGAGCTCCGGTTTAGTAACTACGAGAGGGCTAAAGAAGCTAGTTTTCACGGGGTACACACATTCGTCTCCGCACCCATACACAATGGCATTATCGAACTTGGTTCGTCTGATTTCATTAAACAAAACTGGAACTTCATCAACCGGGTCACGTCAATGTTCGGGTCAGGCCAAACCCTAGAACTCACTGACCAAACCGGTTCTTATCGTAAACCGGAAGAATCAGATCACTCAGAAATTGGAAATCAGCAAATCACATCGGAAAAAATACGGAGGACGAAACTTGAGACGACGGACGTAGCTACGGCGAAAGAGAATCATCATTCGCCGGGTTTTTCCCACGTGGAGGCGGAGAGGCAGCGGAGAGAGAAGCTAAACCACCGGTTTTACGCTCTACGTGCCATCGTACCAAACGTATCAGGAATGGACAAAGCGTCGCTCTTATCCGACGCCGTTTCGTACATCCAAAGtcttaaaaccaaaatcagTGATCTCGAAACTGAGATCAAGAGATTGAAGACGATATTGACCGCGGAGACAGATCAGTTAGACTACAACGACAGCAGCAACAGGTCTCCGTCTTTCGTCGACAAGGTCAACCAAAGACCTTCGGAATCAAATTTGGAAGTGGAAGTGGAAGTGAAGGTCGTCGGAGACGAAGCCGTGGTTAGGGTTCAGACTGAGAACGTGAACCATCCTACGTGTGCATTAATGAGTACGTTAATGGAAATGGATTGTCGTGTACAACACGCGAACGCGTCGCGCTTGGGGCAGATTATGGTTCAAGACGTTGTTGTTTTGGTTCCAGACAGATTACGATCGGAAGATAGTATAAGGACCACACTTGTCCGAAACCTAGCTAAGATCATTAAGCTAAATTTAGCCGTGTATACGTAA
- the LOC104712840 gene encoding GRF1-interacting factor 3-like codes for MQQSPQMIPMVLPSFPPTNITTEQIQKYLDENKKLIMAILENQNLGKLAECAQYQALLQKNLMYLAAIADAQPQPPPAAVPTPGAVTPQAMLPHPSAMQPPPSYFIQQHQQAMGMGMPQLIPPGMVPPRGPLQFGNPNQLHDPQQQLHQQQAMQGHVGIRPIGLNNNNGFQHQMHQPETTTLGANNSGPNDASGGGKQDGTNVSQSAADEQGGSAARHGSGDAKIEGK; via the exons atgcagcAATCACCACAGATGATTCCGATGGTTCTTCCTTCATTTCCTCCTACTAACATCACTACCGAACAGATCCaaaag TATCTTGATGAGAACAAGAAGCTTATAATGGCGATTTTGGAAAATCAGAACCTTGGTAAACTTGCAGAATGTGCTCA GTATCAAGCTCTTCTCCAAAAGAATTTGATGTATTTAGCTGCAATAGCGGATGCGCAACCTCAGCCGCCACCAGCAGCTGTACCAACACCAGGAGCCGTGACTCCCCAAGCA ATGCTTCCTCATCCTTCAGCAATGCAGCCACCACCAAGCTACTTCATACAGCAACATCAACAAGCTATGGGAATGGGAATGCCTCAACTCATACCTCCAGGGATGGTCCCTCCAAGAGGTCCGTTACAATTTGGTAACCCCAATCAACTTCATGATCCGCAGCAACAGTTACATCAACAACAAGCTATGCAAGGGCACGTGGGGATTAGACCAATAGGTTTGAATAATAACAACGGATTCCAACATCAAATGCACCAACCGGAAACTACTACTCTTGGCGCAAACAATT CGGGTCCGAACGATGCTAGTGGTGGAGGTAAACAGGATGGGACAAATGTGAGCCAGAGTGCAGCTGATGAGCAAGGTGGTTCAGCTGCTAGACATGGCAGTGGTGATGCAAAAATTGAAGGAAAATGA
- the LOC104712823 gene encoding uncharacterized protein LOC104712823, producing MSRGTYIVGALAGSAVVAYLCDKVISDDKLFGGSTPGTITNKEWWAATEEKFQAWPRTAGPPVVMNPISRQNFIVKSRPE from the exons ATGTCAAGAGGTACATACATTGTCGGTGCACTTGCGGGATCTGCAGTAGTAGCTTACCTGTGTGACAAAGTTATCTCTGATGATAAGCTTTTTGGAG GGTCTACCCCGGGCACTATTACTAACAAGGAATGGTGGGCTGCTACTGAGGAGAAATTCCAAGCATGGCCAAGAACCGCTGGTCCTCCCGTCGTGATGAACCCTATCAGTCGTCAGAATTTCATCGTCAAGTCACGTCCTGAATAA
- the LOC104712849 gene encoding probable protein S-acyltransferase 12, whose translation MNLFRFCSGLKVLGYFMILLVFALVAVSYYAVVVTTWWPILIRRDHGALSALAILIIFVFHFLLIMLLWSYFATVFTDPGSVPERFRREMGGGDSLEAGGTSTDQGAFGSLGYCTKCRNVKPPRCHHCSVCQRCVLKMDHHCVWIVNCVGARNYKFFLLFLFYTFFETLLDVIVLLPSFIEFFSQAVKHSSSPGKLASLVLAFVLNFAFVLSLLCFVVMHLSLLSSNITSVEVHEKNGEVRWKYDLGKKKNFEQVFGKKKAFWLLPLYSKDDLDNITSLQGLEFPTRSDIDP comes from the exons ATGAACCTTTTCCGGTTCTGCTCCGGTCTAAAAGTTCTCGGCTATTTCATGATTCTTCTCGTCTTCGCACTTGTTGCTGTATCTTACTACGCCGTCGTCGTTACCACATGGTGGCCGATCTTGATCCGCCGCGACCACGGAGCTCTCTCTGCCCTCGCAATCTTAATCATCTTCGTTTTCCATTTCCTG CTGATAATGTTGTTGTGGAGTTACTTCGCAACAGTTTTTACAGACCCAGGTTCTGTTCCTGAGCGTTTCAGAAGAGAGATGGGAGGTGGTGACAGTTTGGAGGCTGGTGGTACTTCAACAGATCAAGGAGCTTTTGGCTCTTTAGGTTACTGTACCAAATGCCGTAATGTTAAGCCGCCTCGTTGCCATCATTGTTCTGTGT GTCAAAGATGTGTGCTCAAGATGGATCATCATTGTGTTTGGATTGTCAATTGTGTTGGAGCACGCAATTACAagtttttccttctctttctg TTCTATACTTTCTTTGAGACATTGTTGGACGTTATAGTCTTGCTTCCTAGTTTTATCGAATTCTTCAGCCAGGCTGTTAAGCATTCCTCTTCTCCTGGTAAACTAGCCTCCCTCGTTCTGGCATTTG TTCTTAACTTTGCGTTCGTTCTCAGCCTTCTTTGTTTCGTAGTTATgcatctttctcttctctcatccAACATTACTTCAGTTGAG GTTCATGAGAAAAATGGAGAAGTTAGATGGAAATATGACttgggaaagaagaaaaacttcgaGCAG gTTTTTGGGAAGAAGAAGGCCTTTTGGCTCCTCCCATTGTACTCTAAAGACGATCTTGATAACATAACTTCCCTTCAAGGCCTTGAGTTTCCAACTCGTTCGGACATCGACCCTTGA
- the LOC104712802 gene encoding auxin-responsive protein SAUR32-like: MGNGDRAMSHWSFHIPRLHNPHHHHHDHERIPKGCLAVKVGQGEEQERFVIPVLYFNHPLFGQLLKEAEEEFGFAQKGTITIPCHVEEFRYVRGLIDRENTKFLGHNLFDHHHHHHHNHLIRCFKV, translated from the coding sequence ATGGGTAACGGAGACAGAGCCATGAGCCACTGGAGCTTCCACATCCCACGTCTCCataatcctcatcatcatcatcatgatcatgaaAGGATACCAAAAGGGTGTTTGGCAGTGAAGGTAGGACAAGGAGAAGAGCAAGAGAGATTTGTGATTCCCGTTTTGTACTTTAATCATCCTTTGTTTGGACAACTCTTGAAGGAAGctgaagaagagtttggttttGCGCAAAAAGGGACGATCACGATCCCTTGCCACGTTGAGGAGTTTAGGTACGTTCGAGGATTGATCGATCGAGAAAACACTAAATTTCTCGGTCATAATCTCTTtgatcatcaccaccatcatcatcacaaccaTCTCATCCGGTGTTTTAaagtttga